The following coding sequences lie in one Musa acuminata AAA Group cultivar baxijiao chromosome BXJ1-8, Cavendish_Baxijiao_AAA, whole genome shotgun sequence genomic window:
- the LOC135588955 gene encoding transcription factor MYB2-like: protein MEFHGRTCGSFMAQSEEEVDLRRGPWTAEEDLVLMNYVAAHGEGRWNSLARCSGLRRTGKSCRLRWLNYLRPDVRRGNITPEEQLLILQLHTRWGNRWSKIAQYLPGRTDNEIKNYWRTRVQKHAKQLRCDVNSKQFKDAMTYVWMPRLVERIRAASGVSTTAPAGPAAEVELVMKPSPEESSTPSSSFGAEFPPAPPVFDTFPAAAAAATQSGEGELPGWWSESGNTDLGLPDFDHSVWGDDLWSAEDIWLQQQL, encoded by the exons atggagttccATGGCAGGACTTGCGGCTCCTTCATGGCCCAGAGCGAGGAGGAGGTGGACCTGAGAAGGGGGCCGTGGACCGCGGAGGAAGACCTCGTTCTGATGAACTATGTGGCGGCTCACGGCGAGGGGCGATGGAATTCTCTCGCCCGTTGCTCGG GGCTGAGAAGAACAGGGAAGAGCTGCCGGCTTCGATGGCTCAACTATCTTCGTCCCGACGTCCGGCGGGGCAACATCACCCCGGAGGAGCAGCTCCTCATCCTGCAACTCCACACTCGCTGGGGAAACCG GTGGTCCAAGATCGCGCAGTACTTGCCCGGGaggaccgacaacgagatcaagaactactggcggACGAGGGTGCAGAAGCACGCGAAGCAGCTCCGGTGCGACGTCAACAGCAAGCAGTTCAAGGACGCCATGACATACGTGTGGATGCCTCGCCTCGTGGAGCGGATCCGGGCGGCCTCCGGCGTCTCGACCACGGCTCCGGCGGGCCCGGCCGCGGAAGTCGAGCTGGTGATGAAGCCGAGCCCAGAGGAGTCGAGCACCCCCAGTTCGTCGTTCGGAGCAGAGTTCCCACCGGCGCCTCCGGTCTTCGACACcttccccgccgccgccgccgccgccacgcaGAGTGGCGAGGGTGAACTCCCCGGATGGTGGTCGGAGTCCGGCAACACTGACCTGGGGTTGCCTGACTTCGACCACAGCGTGTGGGGAGACGACCTGTGGAGTGCGGAAGACATATGGCTGCAGCAACAGCTttag
- the LOC135587376 gene encoding galactinol synthase 1-like — protein MAPNMKAKGKGKQAGGKPSRAYVTFLAGDGDYVKGAVGLAKGLRKVGSAYPLVVAVLPDVPESHRRLLAAQGCIVREIEPIYPPESQTRFAMAYYVINYSKLRLWEFVEYKKMVYLDADIQVFENIDHLFDLPDGHFYAVMDCFCEKTWSHSPQYKIGYCQQCPDRVAWPSDELGPPPSLYFNAGMFVHEPSLATSESLLAALKITRPTPFAEQDFLNMFFKDIYKPIPLVYNLVLAMLWRHPENVELEKVKVVHYCAAGSKPWRFTGKEANMDRKDINVLVKRWWDVYHDESLDYKGPAVTSKQPLRGALPEAGPVKYVTAPSAA, from the exons ATGGCGCCGAACATGAAGGCTAAGGGGAAAGGGAAGCAGGCCGGGGGGAAGCCGTCTAGAGCGTACGTGACGTTCCTGGCGGGCGACGGCGACTACGTGAAGGGTGCGGTGGGGCTAGCGAAGGGGTTGAGGAAGGTTGGATCCGCTTACCCGTTGGTGGTGGCGGTCCTTCCCGACGTGCCGGAGAGCCACCGTCGCCTCCTCGCCGCCCAGGGCTGCATCGTCCGCGAGATCGAGCCTATCTACCCCCCGGAGAGCCAGACCCGGTTCGCCATGGCCTACTACGTCATCAATTACTCCAAGCTCCGCTTATGGGAG TTTGTGGAGTACAAGAAGATGGTGTACCTGGACGCGGACATACAGGTGTTCGAGAACATCGACCACCTGTTCGATCTGCCGGACGGCCATTTCTACGCCGTCATGGATTGCTTCTGCGAGAAGACATGGAGTCACTCACCACAGTACAAGATCGGCTACTGCCAGCAGTGCCCGGACCGGGTGGCCTGGCCCAGCGACGAGTTGGGTCCGCCGCCCTCCCTCTACTTCAACGCTGGCATGTTCGTCCACGAGCCCAGCCTCGCCACCAGCGAGTCCCTCCTCGCCGCCCTCAAGATCACTCGCCCTACCCCCTTCGCCGAGCAG GACTTCCTGAACATGTTCTTCAAGGATATCTACAAGCCAATCCCGTTGGTCTACAACCTGGTCTTGGCCATGCTGTGGAGGCACCCGGAGAACGTGGAGCTGGAGAAGGTGAAGGTGGTCCACTACTGCGCTGCG GGATCGAAGCCATGGAGGTTCACAGGGAAGGAAGCGAACATGGACCGGAAGGACATCAACGTGCTGGTGAAAAGGTGGTGGGACGTATACCATGACGAGAGCCTGGACTACAAGGGCCCAGCGGTGACCTCGAAGCAGCCGCTCCGGGGGGCGCTGCCGGAGGCTGGGCCGGTGAAGTACGTGACTGCACCTTCGGCCGCGTGA